A window of the Synechococcus sp. JA-3-3Ab genome harbors these coding sequences:
- the rplE gene encoding 50S ribosomal protein L5: MPQRLQILYNTVIVPKLQKELGYTNIHQVPRLEKIVINRGLGDASQNAKALESSIAEISAITGQRPVITRAKKAIASFKIRKGMPVGLMVTLRRERMYAFLDRLINIALPRIRDFRGVSPKSFDGRGNYTLGIREQLIFPEINYDSVDQIRGMDISIVTTAETDEEGRALLKEFGMPFAS, encoded by the coding sequence ATGCCCCAGCGTCTGCAAATCCTCTACAACACCGTCATCGTTCCCAAGCTGCAAAAAGAGTTGGGCTACACCAACATCCATCAGGTGCCGCGTCTGGAAAAGATCGTGATCAATCGCGGCCTGGGAGATGCCTCCCAAAACGCCAAGGCCCTGGAATCCTCCATCGCCGAGATCAGCGCCATCACGGGCCAGCGTCCGGTGATTACCCGCGCCAAAAAGGCGATTGCCAGTTTCAAAATCCGCAAGGGCATGCCGGTTGGCCTGATGGTGACCCTGCGGCGGGAGCGCATGTACGCGTTTTTGGATCGGCTGATCAACATTGCCCTCCCTCGTATCCGCGACTTCCGTGGCGTCAGCCCCAAATCTTTTGATGGGCGGGGCAACTACACCCTTGGTATTCGCGAGCAACTGATCTTCCCCGAAATCAACTACGACTCTGTAGACCAGATCAGAGGTATGGACATCTCCATTGTGACCACCGCCGAAACCGACGAAGAGGGCCGTGCCCTGCTCAAAGAGTTTGGCATGCCCTTTGCCTCTTAA
- the rplX gene encoding 50S ribosomal protein L24 yields the protein MVRPLKPSQIRRLIRQTGVRKHRNSLRYKMRIKKGDTVQVISGDDKGKIGEVLQVFPERNMVLVEGVNIVTYHRKPQREGESGRIETKEAPIHACKVMLYSKKQEVASRIGYQITADGRKVRVLKKTGEILD from the coding sequence ATGGTTCGTCCCCTCAAGCCCAGCCAAATTCGACGGCTGATTCGGCAGACCGGCGTTCGCAAGCACCGCAACAGCCTACGCTACAAAATGCGCATCAAGAAGGGAGATACCGTCCAGGTGATCTCCGGCGACGACAAAGGCAAAATCGGCGAGGTGTTGCAGGTTTTTCCCGAACGCAACATGGTCTTGGTGGAAGGGGTAAACATAGTAACCTACCACCGCAAGCCGCAACGGGAAGGCGAAAGTGGTCGCATCGAGACCAAAGAAGCCCCGATCCACGCCTGCAAGGTGATGCTCTATTCCAAGAAGCAGGAAGTGGCCAGCCGTATTGGCTATCAAATCACCGCCGATGGCCGCAAAGTCCGTGTCCTCAAGAAAACCGGCGAGATCCTCGACTAG
- the rplN gene encoding 50S ribosomal protein L14, which produces MIQQQTMLTVADNTGARKLMCIRVLGSSGRRYASLGDVIVGVVKDALPNMPVKKSDVVKAVVIRTVDTVRRPDGMCIRFDDNAAVIINDDGNPRGTRVFGPVARELREKNFTKIISLAPEVL; this is translated from the coding sequence ATGATTCAGCAGCAGACCATGTTAACGGTAGCTGACAACACCGGCGCCCGCAAGCTGATGTGCATCCGCGTCCTGGGCAGCAGTGGCCGTCGCTACGCCAGCCTGGGAGATGTGATCGTTGGCGTCGTCAAAGACGCCCTGCCCAATATGCCGGTGAAAAAATCCGACGTCGTCAAGGCTGTGGTCATCCGCACCGTCGATACGGTACGCCGCCCCGACGGCATGTGCATCCGCTTCGACGACAACGCTGCCGTGATCATCAACGACGACGGCAACCCCCGCGGAACCCGCGTTTTCGGCCCTGTAGCCCGCGAGCTGCGGGAGAAAAACTTCACCAAGATCATCTCCCTTGCCCCGGAGGTTCTGTAA
- the rpsQ gene encoding 30S ribosomal protein S17, which translates to MPAREKIGVVVSNKMQKTVVVAVENRVAHPKYGKIVVKTKKFKAHDEENRCQEGDLVRITETRPLSRTKRWRVAEIIREVKKL; encoded by the coding sequence ATGCCTGCTCGCGAAAAGATCGGCGTTGTCGTCAGCAACAAGATGCAAAAGACAGTGGTCGTTGCTGTGGAAAACCGGGTTGCCCACCCCAAATACGGCAAAATCGTCGTCAAAACCAAAAAGTTTAAGGCCCACGACGAAGAGAACCGCTGTCAAGAAGGGGATCTGGTGCGCATTACGGAAACCCGTCCCCTCAGCCGCACCAAGCGTTGGCGAGTGGCCGAAATCATACGGGAGGTCAAGAAACTATGA
- the rpmC gene encoding 50S ribosomal protein L29: MPMPKIADARALSDEELSQEIYAVKKELFELRLQQATRQLNQPHLIRLRKHKLAQLLTVESERKRGKSLSSTQTQKEE, from the coding sequence ATGCCCATGCCTAAAATTGCCGACGCTCGCGCCCTATCCGACGAAGAATTGAGCCAGGAGATCTACGCCGTCAAGAAAGAGCTGTTCGAGCTGCGTTTGCAGCAGGCCACGCGGCAGTTGAACCAGCCCCATCTCATTCGCCTGCGCAAACACAAGCTGGCCCAACTGCTGACCGTTGAGTCAGAGCGCAAGCGCGGCAAGTCCTTGTCCTCAACTCAGACCCAGAAGGAGGAGTAA
- the rplP gene encoding 50S ribosomal protein L16 — MLSPKRTKYRKQQRGRMKGKATRGNRINFGEYGLVALEPAWITARQIEASRRAMARYVRRGGQIWIRIFPDKPVTQRPAETRMGSGKGNPEYWVCVVKPGRILFEMGGVPEATAREAMRLAAQKLPIKVKFVTKANFEEPEPVQKAAPETTEVAASAI, encoded by the coding sequence ATGTTAAGCCCCAAACGAACCAAATACCGCAAGCAACAGCGCGGGCGCATGAAAGGCAAAGCGACTCGCGGCAACCGCATCAACTTTGGGGAATACGGCCTTGTGGCTCTAGAACCCGCCTGGATCACCGCGCGGCAGATCGAGGCCAGCCGTCGGGCCATGGCCCGCTACGTCCGGCGGGGAGGCCAAATCTGGATCCGCATCTTTCCCGACAAGCCCGTTACCCAACGGCCTGCCGAAACCCGCATGGGATCCGGCAAAGGCAACCCCGAATACTGGGTTTGCGTCGTCAAGCCGGGCCGTATCCTCTTCGAGATGGGAGGAGTTCCTGAAGCCACAGCCCGAGAGGCGATGCGCCTTGCCGCCCAAAAGCTGCCGATCAAAGTCAAGTTTGTAACCAAGGCTAACTTTGAGGAGCCGGAACCTGTTCAGAAAGCAGCTCCAGAAACAACAGAAGTAGCAGCCAGCGCTATTTGA
- the rpsC gene encoding 30S ribosomal protein S3 — protein sequence MGQKIHPTGFRLGVIKEHRSRWFADPARYPALLREDDLIRAYLTKQLSSAGLADIQIERKADQIDLEIRAARPGVVVGRGGSGLDALRQGLQKELSSHGSPERTIRINVVEVTRADAEAVLLAENIAQQLERRIAFRRIVRQVIQRAQRAGVQGIKIQIAGRLNGAEIARTEWTREGRIPLHTLRADIDYADHIAQTTFGVIGVKVWVFKGEVLPGQERPEQKVPLQQPKRRQQRRRPTFEDRSAVEA from the coding sequence ATGGGACAGAAGATTCACCCCACCGGTTTCCGCCTCGGCGTTATTAAGGAACATCGCAGCCGCTGGTTTGCCGATCCAGCTCGCTACCCAGCCCTGCTGCGAGAGGACGATCTCATCCGCGCCTACCTGACCAAGCAGTTGAGCAGCGCCGGCCTGGCCGACATTCAAATTGAACGCAAAGCGGATCAGATCGACCTCGAGATCCGAGCCGCTCGCCCTGGAGTGGTGGTTGGTCGTGGAGGATCCGGCCTCGACGCCCTGCGCCAGGGCCTGCAGAAAGAGCTGAGCTCACACGGTAGCCCCGAGCGAACCATTCGCATCAATGTAGTAGAGGTCACCCGTGCCGATGCCGAGGCGGTTTTGCTGGCAGAAAACATCGCCCAGCAGTTGGAGCGGCGGATCGCCTTTCGCCGCATCGTGCGCCAGGTCATCCAGCGGGCCCAGCGGGCGGGGGTGCAAGGGATCAAAATTCAAATTGCCGGGCGGCTGAACGGAGCCGAGATCGCCCGCACCGAATGGACCCGGGAAGGGCGGATCCCTTTGCACACCCTGCGGGCAGATATCGACTATGCCGACCACATCGCTCAGACCACCTTTGGTGTCATTGGGGTCAAGGTCTGGGTTTTCAAAGGAGAAGTTCTCCCCGGGCAGGAACGGCCCGAACAAAAAGTTCCCCTGCAACAGCCCAAGCGGCGGCAGCAGCGGCGGCGGCCCACTTTTGAAGACCGCTCAGCAGTGGAGGCCTGA
- the rplV gene encoding 50S ribosomal protein L22, whose product MADPSPEIKAVARYIRMSPYKVRRVLNQIRGRTYADALILLEFMPYAACEPVRKVLRSAVANAEHNNGLDPRDLVISKAYADQGPTLKRFRPRAQGRAYPIRKRTCHITIAVRPIEPEAATAS is encoded by the coding sequence ATGGCCGATCCATCCCCTGAAATCAAAGCGGTAGCTCGCTACATCCGCATGTCCCCCTATAAGGTGCGGCGCGTGCTGAACCAGATCCGGGGGCGCACCTATGCCGATGCCCTGATCCTGTTGGAGTTCATGCCCTACGCCGCCTGTGAGCCGGTTCGCAAGGTGCTGCGCTCGGCGGTGGCCAATGCCGAACACAACAACGGCCTGGATCCTCGGGACCTGGTCATCAGCAAGGCCTACGCTGACCAGGGGCCGACGCTGAAGCGATTTCGCCCCCGCGCCCAAGGTCGTGCCTACCCAATCCGCAAGCGCACCTGCCACATTACCATCGCCGTCCGGCCCATAGAACCTGAAGCGGCGACGGCCTCCTAG
- the rpsS gene encoding 30S ribosomal protein S19, with the protein MGRSLKKGPFVDAKLLLKIEKMNERNEKHMIKTWSRASTILPVMIGHTIAVHNGKQHVPIYITDQMVGHKLGEFVPTRTFRGHAGSDKKAARR; encoded by the coding sequence ATGGGACGTTCACTCAAAAAAGGCCCTTTTGTCGATGCCAAGCTGCTTCTCAAAATCGAGAAGATGAACGAGCGCAATGAGAAGCACATGATCAAAACCTGGTCGCGAGCCAGCACCATCCTGCCCGTCATGATCGGCCACACCATCGCCGTGCACAACGGCAAGCAGCACGTGCCCATCTACATCACCGATCAGATGGTGGGCCACAAGCTGGGGGAGTTCGTCCCCACCCGTACCTTTCGCGGCCACGCGGGCAGTGACAAAAAAGCTGCCCGCCGTTAA
- the rplB gene encoding 50S ribosomal protein L2: MGIRTFRPYTPSTRHMTVSNFEELSRDENGKRPRPEKSLLQFIHRKKGRNNRGVITCRHRGGGHKRLYRIIDFRRDKRGIPATVKTIEYDPNRSARICLVEYEDGEKRYILAPRNLEVGATIMAGPDAPFELGNAMPLERIPLGTVVHNVELYPGRGGQIVRAAGAGAQVVAKEGKYVSLKLPSGEVRMIRGECYATIGQVGNVDHSNLSLGKAGRSRWLGRRPHVRGSVMNPVDHPHGGGEGKAPIGRSTPVTPWGKPTLGYKTRKRNKPSNKFIVRGRRRGGRRDKSGRAAQ; the protein is encoded by the coding sequence ATGGGCATTCGTACCTTCCGACCCTATACCCCCAGCACCCGCCACATGACGGTCTCCAACTTCGAGGAGCTGTCGCGGGACGAAAACGGCAAGCGGCCCAGACCGGAGAAGTCGCTGCTGCAATTCATCCACCGCAAAAAAGGGCGCAACAACCGCGGCGTCATCACCTGCCGCCACCGAGGCGGCGGCCACAAGCGGCTCTACCGCATCATCGACTTCCGCCGCGACAAGCGCGGGATCCCGGCCACCGTCAAGACCATCGAGTACGATCCCAACCGCAGCGCCCGCATCTGCTTGGTGGAATACGAAGATGGCGAGAAGCGATACATCCTCGCTCCCCGCAACCTCGAGGTGGGAGCCACCATTATGGCGGGGCCCGATGCCCCCTTTGAGCTTGGCAACGCCATGCCCCTGGAGCGGATCCCGCTGGGGACGGTGGTTCACAACGTGGAGCTGTATCCCGGCCGCGGTGGGCAAATTGTTCGCGCCGCCGGGGCCGGCGCCCAAGTAGTAGCCAAAGAGGGCAAGTATGTCTCCCTCAAGCTGCCCTCCGGCGAAGTCCGCATGATCCGAGGCGAGTGCTACGCCACCATCGGCCAAGTGGGAAATGTTGACCACAGCAACCTCAGCCTCGGCAAAGCGGGGCGTAGCCGCTGGCTAGGTCGCCGTCCCCACGTGCGCGGCTCGGTGATGAACCCTGTCGATCACCCCCATGGCGGTGGGGAAGGAAAAGCCCCCATCGGCCGCAGCACCCCTGTCACCCCCTGGGGCAAGCCCACCCTGGGATACAAAACCCGCAAACGCAACAAACCCAGCAACAAGTTCATCGTGCGCGGTCGCCGTCGTGGCGGCCGCCGGGACAAGAGCGGGAGGGCCGCTCAATAA
- a CDS encoding 50S ribosomal protein L23 gives MTESKRILADVLLRPVITEKATALMEQRKYVFEVMPTATKPLIRAAVEEMFGVRVTAVNTLKLPRKQRRVGRSVGYRSRPKRAIVTLAEGDSITLFPDT, from the coding sequence ATGACTGAGAGCAAGCGGATCCTGGCCGATGTCCTGTTGCGTCCCGTCATCACCGAAAAGGCAACTGCCCTGATGGAACAGCGCAAATACGTCTTTGAAGTGATGCCCACTGCCACCAAGCCGCTCATCCGAGCTGCCGTCGAGGAGATGTTTGGCGTGCGGGTCACCGCCGTCAACACCCTTAAACTGCCCCGCAAGCAGCGGCGGGTAGGCCGTTCTGTCGGCTATCGCAGCCGTCCCAAGCGAGCCATCGTGACCTTGGCCGAAGGCGACTCCATCACCCTCTTCCCCGACACCTAA